In a single window of the Pocillopora verrucosa isolate sample1 chromosome 4, ASM3666991v2, whole genome shotgun sequence genome:
- the LOC131794686 gene encoding galactosylceramide sulfotransferase-like — translation MAFHMKTLFGCVSAISLICIIFYGMNNLPSTARCPTVERKITSTRNLKFERADILSAGERKADQTEYRFVNISSQPENHPSLKSQKPPKHQKEQTCSPTNHVLFLKTHKTGSSTITNILNRYGDKKNLTFVLPRQKQLFTFLWPARFRVSYSAPLYNFGANILCNHARFNKRPMNYIFPKVHSRYITILRDPVSQYESVFNFMHFAKPLGFKDEEDPLGTFLKFPPPFQEIKPLMKTTLALNLVRNPMLFDLGLDFRYFQNVTAVKRYINFLDKEFDLVMILEHFDESLLLLKRLLCWELKDILYFKLNERQDKQKQKVIDKEVREDIKSWNKADFMLYQYFYRTFWKKVKAQGPSFQKELRIFKRRKEALSRACLQKGNFLDEAYTGVYVKGYSLKKNVPMRKRKLCENMMKNEISYVKYFREKINNQVKKIEEPDEYLDDPKNDWEVASDLEHDPILSGVGSADAAPVVPKPDSLQGGETKP, via the exons ATGGCGTTCCATATGAAGACCCTCTTCGGTTGTGTCTCTGCGATTTCATTGATATGCATCATTTTTTATGGAATGAACAATCTGCCGTCGACAGCTCGCTGTCCTACCGTAGAGCGCAA GATAACATCCACAAGGAATTTGAAGTTCGAAAGAGCTGACATTTTGTCAGCTGGAGAACGAAAAGCAGACCAAACAGAGTATCGGTTTGTAAATATATCATCACAACCAGAGAACCATCCAAGCTTGAAGAGTCAAAAGCCGCCAAAACATCAGAAAGAGCAAACATGCTCCCCGACAAATCATGTCCTGTTTCTAAAAACTCACAAAACTGGTAGTAGCACAATCACAAATATTCTTAACCGATatggagacaaaaaaaacttgacttttGTGCTACCGAGGCAGAAGCAGCTTTTCACATTCTTGTGGCCAGCAAGATTTCGCGTCTCCTACAGTGCACCTTTGTACAATTTTGGGGCAAATATTCTCTGCAATCACGCGAGATTTAACAAAAGACCAATGAATTATATATTTCCAAAAGTGCACAGTCGCTACATAACAATACTCAGGGATCCGGTTTCCCAATATGAATCTGTGTTTAATTTCATGCATTTTGCGAAGCCGTTAGGTTTTAAGGACGAAGAAGACCCCCTTGGaacgtttttaaaatttccgCCACCGTTTCAAGAGATAAAACCTTTGATGAAAACAACTTTGGCCCTTAATTTAGTGCGCAACCCGATGCTTTTCGATCTTGGTTTGGATTTTCGATACTTCCAAAATGTGACTGCGGTTAAGCGATACATAAATTTCTTGGACAAAGAATTTGATCTGGTCATGATTCTAGAACATTTCGATGAGTCCCTGTTGCTTCTAAAACGACTTTTGTGCTGGGAGTTGAAAGATATTTTGTACTTCAAATTGAACGAGCGGCAAGATAAGCAGAAGCAGAAAGTTATAGATAAGGAAGTTAGAGAGGATATAAAGAGCTGGAACAAGGCCGATTTTATGCTGTATCAGTATTTCTATAGAACGTTCTGGAAAAAAGTCAAAGCTCAGGGACCGAGTTTTCAAAAAGAACTCAGGATTTTTAAACGTAGAAAGGAAGCCTTGTCAAGAGCTTGTCTGCAAAAAGGAAACTTCTTGGACGAGGCGTACACTGGAGTTTACGTAAAAGGCTACTCCCTCAAGAAAAACGTCCCCATGAGGAAGAGAAAGCTTTGCGAAAAcatgatgaaaaatgaaatttcgtaTGTAAAATACTTCAGAGAGAAGATAAACAATCAAGTGAAGAAAATCGAAGAACCAGACGAGTATCTTGATGATCCTAAGAATGACTGGGAAGTGGCCAGCGATCTGGAACATGATCCTATTCTATCAGGGGTTGGATCAGCCGATGCAGCTCCTGTTGTGCCAAAGCCTGACTCCTTGCAGGGAGGGGAGACAAAGCCATAG
- the LOC131794688 gene encoding uncharacterized protein produces MLSSKHHFFRINFILPLALCLGSRYCGLSDAKETQVMSTAAAIKTSLTMEIKPSMRMAGFRENYATKTLAASLEIKTIYSKSKVFTAQETNIPEQSSFSAEAVFRQSRATKRSSTFLYSDALTSTSRVNSGSTHANTSTYFFPELPSSVVSFSPNRTNHFELNSTAAPTHNYDENGDCSSGQTVEKSCDTYVTRWVDFYVNIGGWIMLAVVLVGITVLVSTHFQARKKTKELKRLPQLMYKEIRRNRGRWM; encoded by the exons ATGCTTTCTTCAAAACATCACTTCTTTCGTATAAATTTCATATTGCCGTTGGCTCTATGTCTTGGGAGTCGGTATTGTGGATTGTCCGATGCGAAAGAAACCCAAGTGATGTCTACCGCTGCCGCGATTAAAACATCATTAACTATGGAAATTAAACCTTCTATGAGGATGGCCGGATTTCGTGAGAACTATGCCACTAAAACATTAGCAGCAAGCTTGGAAATCAAGACAATTTATTCCAAATCCAAAGTGTTTACAGCGcaagaaacaaatattccaGAACAATCAAGTTTTTCAGCTGAGGCCGTATTTCGACAGTCACGGGCAACAAAACGCAGTTCGACTTTTCTTTACAGCGATGCATTGACTTCCACATCGCGAGTCAATTCAGGCTCAACTCACGCTAATACCTCAACATATTTCTTCCCGGAACTTCCATCCTCTGTCGTTTCTTTTTCTCCGAATCGGACGAATCATTTTGAGTTGAATTCGACTGCCGCCCCAACTCACAATTACGATGAAAATGGAGACTGCTCCTCAGGACAAACGGTGGAGAAATCATGCGACACATATGTAACTAGATGGGTCGATTTTTACGTGAAT ATTGGGGGATGGATAATGCTGGCAGTTGTTCTTGTCGGAATTACGGTGCTGGTTTCAACTCATTTTCAAGccaggaagaaaacaaaagagttgAAGAGATTACCTCAATTAATGTACAAAGAAATACGTCGCAACCGAGGTCGCTGGATGTAG